The nucleotide window AGCAGTCCTCGTCGAAGGTCAGCATCGGCATCGGCTGATCCATGTCCAGCGTAAGATCGGGCGATTTGACCCAGTGCAGGCTGTCCTCGAACAGCGTTACGTCGTCCGGCCGACGGTCTGCTGCGAACACCTGGAAGACACCCGCATCGAGTTCACCCCGGTCGAGGCGCGCCGCGATCACCCGGCTTTGCGCAACGCTGATCTGCACCGAGATCGCGGGATAGAGTCGGGTGAACCGCCCGAGGACGCGCGACACCCCGCTGCTCGTCATGTCCTCGGTCACGCCCAGTCTTATCCGGCCGCTCAGAGGCTCTGTGCTGAGCGCATGAAGCGCCTCGTCATGCAGGGCGAGGATGCGGCGTGCATAGCCGAGCAGCTTTTCGCCCTCCGGCGTGAAGCGGGGGCGGCCGGTCCGACGGTCCAGCAGGGCGCATCCAAGCACGTCCTCCAGCCGCTTGATCTTGTGCGAGACTGCCGATTGCGACAGCGCGAGCGCAGCTGCGGCGCGGGACACTCCGCCTTGGTCCTGAATCGCGCAGAGGGCCTGAAGTGCGCCGATTTCCAGCTTTGTCATGGTCAGAGATATGACACATTTCGATCACTTCTGTCAAATACCGCGTTTTACTGCATGCATTGGCCGATTTATCCTGGGTGCTGAATGCGATTATGGAGAGAACCCCATGAACCAGCTCATCACGGAACAGGTCGTCGTGAACGGCCACCGCATCGCCAGCGGACGGCATGGAGAGGGCAAGCCTGTCGTCTTTCTTCACGGAACACCGTCCTCATCGCTGATCTGGCGCAACGTTGTCCCGCGCGTCGTGCAGCAGGGGTTTCGCGCGCATGTCTTCGATCTTCTGGGATTCGGCCTGTCAGAGCGCCCGCAAGACCCGCAGGTCGATACCTCGATGTCCGCGCAGGTCGGGATCCTCAAGGCGATGCTGGACCATTGGGGGATCGAGCGGTTCCACCTGGTCGCGCATGACATCGGCGGCGGCATCGCCCAGAGGTTCGGCGTCTTCCACCCGGAGCGGCTGATCTCCCTTACGATGATCGATGTGGTCAGCTATGACAGCTACCCCTCGCCGCGCACCCGGCAGCAGATGGAGAAGGGCCTCGAGGTGCTAGCCAAAGCCCCGGATGACGCCCACCGGAGCCATTTCCGCGACTGGCTGCTTGACGCCGTCCATGACAAGCAGAGCTTCGCGGCCGGGCCACTGGAGACCTACCTCGACTACATCTCGGGGTGGATCGGCCAGCCGAGCCTGTTTCAGCATCAGGTGCGGCATTACGATCCCATCCACACCCTTGAGGTTGCGGACCGGCTGTCCGATCTGGGGCAGTTGCCGGTTCAGCTGATCTGGGGCGCAGACGACCGCTGGCAGGTGGTCGACTGGGCGCAAAAGCTCCATCGCGCTATCCCCGGATCGCGGCTGACCGTCCTTGACGCATGCGGCCATTTCGCGCCGGAAGACCAGCCTGAGCAGATCGCCGCACTCGTCCTGGATCATATGGAAGCCGCCCGGCAAAGGGCGAGCTGACTGATATAGAGGGGTTTGGAGCGTCTTGCTGGAGTGCAGTAGGGGCTACGTCCATCCGAGACGTTCC belongs to Frigidibacter mobilis and includes:
- a CDS encoding alpha/beta fold hydrolase gives rise to the protein MNQLITEQVVVNGHRIASGRHGEGKPVVFLHGTPSSSLIWRNVVPRVVQQGFRAHVFDLLGFGLSERPQDPQVDTSMSAQVGILKAMLDHWGIERFHLVAHDIGGGIAQRFGVFHPERLISLTMIDVVSYDSYPSPRTRQQMEKGLEVLAKAPDDAHRSHFRDWLLDAVHDKQSFAAGPLETYLDYISGWIGQPSLFQHQVRHYDPIHTLEVADRLSDLGQLPVQLIWGADDRWQVVDWAQKLHRAIPGSRLTVLDACGHFAPEDQPEQIAALVLDHMEAARQRAS
- a CDS encoding LysR family transcriptional regulator, with the protein product MTKLEIGALQALCAIQDQGGVSRAAAALALSQSAVSHKIKRLEDVLGCALLDRRTGRPRFTPEGEKLLGYARRILALHDEALHALSTEPLSGRIRLGVTEDMTSSGVSRVLGRFTRLYPAISVQISVAQSRVIAARLDRGELDAGVFQVFAADRRPDDVTLFEDSLHWVKSPDLTLDMDQPMPMLTFDEDCFYRDWALHHAPQPGAGFRIVMECASIAGMTSALRAGLGVTLLSGRHIEPGFDVVTDHFPPPPKLTYIVRTGPKARNAILMALVKIVVGEPDWQGEKSLGKTADRVESGVEAATLRFKA